The following are from one region of the Microtus pennsylvanicus isolate mMicPen1 chromosome 15, mMicPen1.hap1, whole genome shotgun sequence genome:
- the Slc39a14 gene encoding metal cation symporter ZIP14 isoform X2, producing the protein MKPLPCTLPSCLLLVLFGIWGPAPQTQASSETVPPLSATSFLEDLMKRYGENDSLTLPQLKALLKNLDVGVDRDNVTRPKEGHRNLSTCFSSGDLFAAHNFSEHSQIGMSEFQEFCPTILQQLDSRACTSPNQETEENEQSEEGKPSAIEVWGFGFLSVSLINLASLLGVLVLPCTEKAFFSRVLTYFIALSIGTLLSNALFQLIPEAFGFNPQDNYVSKSAVVFGGFYLFFFTEKILKMLLKQKNEHHHGHNHFTSETLPSKKDQEEGVMEKLQNGDLDHMIPQHCNSELDGKAPGTDEKVIVSSMSVQDLQASQSACYWLKGVRYSDIGTLAWMITLSDGLHNFIDGLAIGASFTVSVFQGISTSVAILCEEFPHELGDFVILLNAGMSIQQALFFNFLSACCCYVGLAFGILAGSHFSANWIFALAGGMFLYIALADMFPEMNEVCQEDERKNSFLVPFVIQNLGLLTGFSIMLVLTMYSGQIQIG; encoded by the exons ATGAAGCCCCTGCCCTGCACCCTCCCTAGCTGCCTCCTGTTGGTGCTGTTTGGCATATGGGGACCTGCCCCCCAGACTCAGGCCTCCTCTGAGACCGTGCCACCCCTCAGCGCCACCTCCTTCCTGGAAGATCTCATGAAGCGCTATGGGGAGAATGACAGCCTTACGCTGCCGCAGCTGAAGGCCTTGCTCAAAAACCTGGACGTGGGTGTGGACCGGGATAACGTTACTCGGCCCAAGGAAGGACACAGGAACCTGTCCACG TGCTTTAGCTCCGGAGACCTCTTCGCCGCCCACAATTTCAGCGAGCACTCTCAGATCGGGATGAGTGAGTTTCAGGAGTTCTGCCCCACCATCCTCCAGCAGCTGGATTCCCGGGCTTGCACCTCCCCAAACCAGGAGACTGAGGAAAATGAGCAGTCAGAGGAGGGGAAGCCTAGCGCCATTGAAG TGTGGGGCTTTGGGTTCCTCAGTGTCTCACTGATTAACCTGGCCTCTCTCCTGGGAGTCCTGGTCCTGCCATGCACGGAGAAAGCGTTTTTCAGCCGTGTGCTCACTTACTTCATCGCCCTGTCCATTGGAACGCTGCTCTCTAACGCGCTCTTCCAGCTCATCCCAGAG GCGTTTGGTTTCAACCCTCAGGACAATTATGTCTCCAAGTCTGCGGTGGTGTTTGGGGgcttctaccttttcttttttacagagAAGATCCTGAAGATGCTCCTGAAGCAGAAAAATGAG CACCATCACGGACACAACCATTTTACCTCTgagactctgccttccaagaagGACCAGGAGGAGGGTGTGATGGAGAAGCTGCAGAATGGGGACCTGGACCACATGATTCCTCAGCATTGCAACAGTGAGCTGGACGGCAAGGCGCCTGGCACGGACGAGAAGGTCATCGTAAGCTCCATGTCTGTGCAG GACCTGCAGGCATCTCAGAGTGCTTGCTACTGGCTCAAGGGGGTCCGATACTCTGATATTGGTACCCTGGCTTGGATGATCACCCTGAGCGACGGTCTCCACAATTTCATCGATGGCCTGGCTATTGGTGCCTCCTTCACCGTGTCTGTTTTCCAAGGCATCAGCACGTCGGTGGCCATTCTTTGTGAGGAATTCCCACACGAGCTGG GAGACTTTGTTATCCTGCTCAATGCTGGCATGAGCATCCAGCAGGCTCTCTTCTTCAACTTCCTTTCTGCTTGCTGCTGCTACGTGGGTCTGGCCTTTGGCATCCTGGCTGGAAGTCACTTCTCTGCCAACTGGATTTTTGCACTGGCTGGAGGAATGTTCTTGTACATTGCTCTTGCGGATATG TTCCCGGAGATGAACGAGGTCTGCCAAGAGGACGAAAGGAAGAACAGCTTCTTGGTCCCCTTTGTCATCCAGAATCTTGGCCTCCTGACCGGCTTCTCCATCATGCTGGTCCTCACCATGTATTCAGGGCAGATTCAGATTGGGTAG
- the Slc39a14 gene encoding metal cation symporter ZIP14 isoform X1 codes for MKPLPCTLPSCLLLVLFGIWGPAPQTQASSETVPPLSATSFLEDLMKRYGENDSLTLPQLKALLKNLDVGVDRDNVTRPKEGHRNLSTCFSSGDLFAAHNFSEHSQIGMSEFQEFCPTILQQLDSRACTSPNQETEENEQSEEGKPSAIEVWGYGILCVTVISLCSLMGASVVPFMKKTFYKRLLLYFIALAIGTLYSNALFQLIPEAFGFNPQDNYVSKSAVVFGGFYLFFFTEKILKMLLKQKNEHHHGHNHFTSETLPSKKDQEEGVMEKLQNGDLDHMIPQHCNSELDGKAPGTDEKVIVSSMSVQDLQASQSACYWLKGVRYSDIGTLAWMITLSDGLHNFIDGLAIGASFTVSVFQGISTSVAILCEEFPHELGDFVILLNAGMSIQQALFFNFLSACCCYVGLAFGILAGSHFSANWIFALAGGMFLYIALADMFPEMNEVCQEDERKNSFLVPFVIQNLGLLTGFSIMLVLTMYSGQIQIG; via the exons ATGAAGCCCCTGCCCTGCACCCTCCCTAGCTGCCTCCTGTTGGTGCTGTTTGGCATATGGGGACCTGCCCCCCAGACTCAGGCCTCCTCTGAGACCGTGCCACCCCTCAGCGCCACCTCCTTCCTGGAAGATCTCATGAAGCGCTATGGGGAGAATGACAGCCTTACGCTGCCGCAGCTGAAGGCCTTGCTCAAAAACCTGGACGTGGGTGTGGACCGGGATAACGTTACTCGGCCCAAGGAAGGACACAGGAACCTGTCCACG TGCTTTAGCTCCGGAGACCTCTTCGCCGCCCACAATTTCAGCGAGCACTCTCAGATCGGGATGAGTGAGTTTCAGGAGTTCTGCCCCACCATCCTCCAGCAGCTGGATTCCCGGGCTTGCACCTCCCCAAACCAGGAGACTGAGGAAAATGAGCAGTCAGAGGAGGGGAAGCCTAGCGCCATTGAAG TATGGGGGTACGGTATCCTCTGCGTTACCGtcatctccctctgctccctcatGGGGGCCAGCGTGGTGCCCTTCATGAAGAAGACTTTTTACAAGAGGCTGCTGCTCTACTTCATAGCCTTGGCGATTGGAACCCTCTACTCCAACGCCCTCTTCCAGCTCATCCCCGAG GCGTTTGGTTTCAACCCTCAGGACAATTATGTCTCCAAGTCTGCGGTGGTGTTTGGGGgcttctaccttttcttttttacagagAAGATCCTGAAGATGCTCCTGAAGCAGAAAAATGAG CACCATCACGGACACAACCATTTTACCTCTgagactctgccttccaagaagGACCAGGAGGAGGGTGTGATGGAGAAGCTGCAGAATGGGGACCTGGACCACATGATTCCTCAGCATTGCAACAGTGAGCTGGACGGCAAGGCGCCTGGCACGGACGAGAAGGTCATCGTAAGCTCCATGTCTGTGCAG GACCTGCAGGCATCTCAGAGTGCTTGCTACTGGCTCAAGGGGGTCCGATACTCTGATATTGGTACCCTGGCTTGGATGATCACCCTGAGCGACGGTCTCCACAATTTCATCGATGGCCTGGCTATTGGTGCCTCCTTCACCGTGTCTGTTTTCCAAGGCATCAGCACGTCGGTGGCCATTCTTTGTGAGGAATTCCCACACGAGCTGG GAGACTTTGTTATCCTGCTCAATGCTGGCATGAGCATCCAGCAGGCTCTCTTCTTCAACTTCCTTTCTGCTTGCTGCTGCTACGTGGGTCTGGCCTTTGGCATCCTGGCTGGAAGTCACTTCTCTGCCAACTGGATTTTTGCACTGGCTGGAGGAATGTTCTTGTACATTGCTCTTGCGGATATG TTCCCGGAGATGAACGAGGTCTGCCAAGAGGACGAAAGGAAGAACAGCTTCTTGGTCCCCTTTGTCATCCAGAATCTTGGCCTCCTGACCGGCTTCTCCATCATGCTGGTCCTCACCATGTATTCAGGGCAGATTCAGATTGGGTAG